From the genome of Halobacteriovorax marinus SJ:
AAAAGTATTTCAAAAGATGATCTTGAGACAGTGAAGACGTGGATTCATGATTTGAAAAAGTATAGCAACAAATTTTCAATTTCTAAAAAAGAACATCTAGAAATTAAATTTTCTAAAAATAAAGAGCTAACACCAATTGAAGTCTTCGAGCGATGCTTTATACAAATAGCAGGAAAAAGGCCCTCAAGACGAGATCCTCTCTATAAGAAAGTAAAGCAAGACCAATTAAAACCAAGCAAGGCATGCTTACTAGCGCTACAAGAATCATCTTTCCTAGCTGAGAATAGAAATATTTCAAAAGATACTAGTCAAAGTATTCGTGATAACTTCCATAGATTTTTTACATCTTGGTATTCAAATTATTCATATTACAGAGCAGGCGCAACATTCCTTACCCATGATATTCATCCAAGAGATAGTTCTGCTCTTCTCATGTCCTATGTACTTTGGAAGAATAAACCATTTAAAGACATCCTATTAACAGAAGGAACTCTACAGGCCATTAGAAAATCGAACTCTAAAAATAATACTCACCTTTTTTTCGAGTCACCTTTAGAGATCCGAGAGTTTGAGCAATATAGATATGGAGATACCAAGAAAAAAGGACTCTCTAGAAACTGGAGCCCAAAGTGGCTTCCTAGAGGTGAGATTGTAGATATTGTAAAAAAAGAGAGCTTTCAAAAAACGCCATGGTATGTAAATAGAGATATGAATGTATTCTTATTTAAATCTCCCCTTACTCTAGATAAGGACCTTGTTGGTGCGAATACAACTCAAGCCTATATCTTGAATAATATGGGTCGTGATCCAGGAGAGATTAACAACGGTGGACTTGTTATCCCAAGAACTTGGTCAAGAAAAGTTCTCAATGACTTTCTTTGTAGAGATCTTCCAGCCGTTAGAATTGAAGACACTGTAAAATATGTTCAAAGAGACTCTAAAATTAAATTTCGCTCAAAGTCCTCATGTATGCAATGCCACACGACTATTGACCCTATGGCCGGAGTAATCAGAAACTCTCAAGCAGTCTATACAAGTTCTGCTGGTGATTCATCAATTCATATCCGCTACTTCAAAGTCAGTGAGCCAAAGTCTAACAATCTCCTAACAGATGTTGATAGAAAATTTCATCTAAGGCCTCCTACTGGTCGATTTATATATAGAAATAACAATGGAAATTTAATAGATCAAGAGTTTAACAATATTCATGAATTAAATAAGATTATTATTAGCAGCGATGACTTCTATCAATGTGCCACAAAGAAGGTACTATACTATATGACAGGTATCGACATTAATCTTGAGGATAATATTTTCAATAAAGATTTGGATAAGAGATCAACGTATTTGCTTAGTGTTTTAAAAGATCTCTCTGAAAAATTCAAGAAAAGTGGTGACATGAAACTTTTAATATATGATATCATCAACACTGATCTCTATCAGCAAGAAGACTTTGGTGGACTAAGGTAATGAGCAAACTTGAAAATAATATTTTCGCAAAGATATCTCTCTCGATAATAAGTTTAATTATAACTCTCTTCATTGTAGAGATTGGACTCAAGACTGTAGGACATTTTTACAACATGAAATTTCAAGCAGAGTATATTCCGTCTAAAGAAGGCACTGACTATATCAGAGATGAAATGTATGAATCTTATTCATTCAAAGAGAGTAGCAAAGATGTAATTCTTTCTATTGGGGACTCATTTACAAACGCTGGCAACGTAGAGAGTAAATATAGTTACCCTCATCAATTATTCAACATCTTTATAGATAACAAAAGACCAACTACTGTATTAAACATGGGCCTTTGTGAAGATAGTACTTTCGGTGTTAATAAACGACTTAAAGATTATCTATCTAAAAGCACTAATACAGACAAGAAACCGACAAAAGTTCTTATTCTCATAGGAGCAGCTGATAATTTTGAACGATTTCAAAAAGAAGCTATTACTGAAGTAAAGCCTTGGTATAGCGTATCATCACATAGCTGGTATAAATCTCTAAGTATATATAAGGTTATTCGACATATTAAATATCATTATATTCAAAAAGAGCTAACTTCAAATATAAGTGAAGCATCCTTAGTTAACACTAATGAACTTCAAGTTATTCTCAGTGAGTATAAAAAGTTAAAAGACAACATTCACAATTCTACAAAAATTTCTTTAAATGAAATTGTCTCAAATCTACCGATAGGCTTTACAAAGTACTGTAACAATCTTCACATAAGCTTCAATACAAAGTATGAACTTCTTCATTCTTTAAATGTATATATGAGTAAGATTCTCGCCTCTCAATTTAAACATGACGAAGCCCTAAAATGGCTTTTAGACCTAGCAAGCTTTAAGCCTCTCAAGTTCTGGGGTGGTGAATTTGATGATGCATACTTTAGAATTGTTCAAACATTTCAATTTCAAAGTGAATACAGTGCTTCTGAAATTCTTAAAAGCTTAGATTCAATGCTTGCAAACTCACCAAAAATTAAAGAGTTTACTCACTTTAATGAGTTTTATACTTTGGTCAAAGAAAATGAAGAAGTAATGAAACAGACAAATATAAATAGACAGCAAGCTTGGAAAGAAATGATCTCTCTTAGTAAGGAGTATAACTTTGAATTATATATGCTCAACTATCCGTCTAACTATGTAAGTGCAAATAATATGATTAGAAAAGTTTCAGAGGAAAATAATATTCCTCTGATAGATTTAAACCTATATTTTAATGAATTAATCGGCCAAAGTAAGAGAGATGTTTATCTAGAAGATGATGATCATCTTACTCCACTTGGTTACAAGTTAATGGCCCAAGAAATTTATAGGGCCATTAATAAGTAAGGTAATTAAAGACCTTTAGGATCAACAGCTTTTAGATTTAATTCTATTTCTATTTTTGCACCTGTTACTTTCATATCTTTAAGTTCTTCTTCAATTAACTCTGTATAGTAATTTCTTACTTCTTGCTTTTCACCTTCTGTAAGATCGACACTATAGAAAGCCTCCGCAACCATTGTATTTGGAGCTCTAAAATCAAAATAAACTTCTTCAAGCTTTGCTACAGGTTTCCCCAATTTTAGACCAGCAATACTTAAGTGGATTTCAGCTAAGTCTCCATTTCTAAATGGCGCCGTATCCGATAGACCTGCTCCAAATGAAGTTAGGGAAAAAAGAAATAATGTTAGAAATAATTTCATCGTAAACCTCTTTAAAAAATGGATAATTGCTATTATAGCACTAAATATCTGGCCATAAATAAAATAATGGCGAACGAAACCACTGTAATTACAATACCTTACTCAATATAAATAAAGAGGGACGGACTAGCACTCAGGGAAACCTTCTCCTTTTTCTCCTTACTTGCTTCCCAATCAAGCTGAGCATACTTAGAAAAGTCCTTCTCAAGACTTTCCCCAATCACCTTGTAATAAGCTTCACCAACTCGAGCTTTAGACGAAACTGAAACAGGATCTCCCCACTTTGGAAGTTTACCCAAAAGCACTTCCATCATAAAGCTACCATCAAAGCCATATTTGCCAGAAGTATTACGTTGATAGACTTCAACCAAATCTCCTTCCTTAAGAACTATATTCTCAATATCTCGTACAAAGACTCCAACTTCAGAATGTCGAAAATTTAACTCAGTTATCTTCTTCTTGTTTATAAAAATTTCTAGATTCACTTCATTATCTTTCTCAAGTGAGACATAACCTATTTTTGAAATATGACCATTAGTACTCGAATCGAAAACACTTCTTATATACTCAATCTTACCAGTTGTATTATATCTCCAGCCATGGAGAGAGTGCGTAAGAACCTCTTTGAAAGTATTCTCTTTGGTATTTGAAAAAGCAATTGCGCCCATATACTTATCTTTTGCAGCATGAAGATCATCATACATTATATAAAAAATCCCAATATGCTTTCCTGTTTTTTCATCTTTGTGATCACTATCTTTTACTATCCAGGCACCTTTATGACCCTTGTAAACTAGTGAATCGTCCCAGCCTACAAGTGATACTGCATGATTCAACTTTTCTTCGTTTAAATTCATATGAATTTCTAGTCCATCACTTGCAATTGCAAGGGGCTCATCTCTCATATTCTGTGCAGATGCGACAGCGCCATACTTCATAATTGCTTTTTTTACTTTTTCTCTTTTTTGTTCGTCCGTGCCAGAAAAGCTGAGCCATTCCATATCTCTTGGAAGGAAGTACTTATAATTATTCTTCAAAAGAACTCCATCGCTAGATGTATTTCCAAAAGAGTTAAAGTCTCTATTATTAACTGCTGGAGTTAAGCGCTCTTGGACTGCCCCTCCTACTGATAATAGGTACGCACTAGAGACTTGGTAATCGCCGCCAAGATGAACAACGAGTCCATCCTCAGGCTCATCAAGATTACTGCCAACAAACTTCTCTCCTTGACCAGAATACCAACCTTCTTGCCTATCTCCTTTTCTTCCGTGTCGATTAAAGCCATTAAATTTATCCAAATGATACTCTGCTAAATCCGCATGGCCCTTTTCGCCGCTCTTACTCCACTCACTACTTCTAAGAAGATTACTTTCAAGAGTACTCATCGTAGCAAAGGCCCAACAAGTCCCCCATGATTGTTCTTTAAAAGAGCTTACGGCACCAACAACACGAGAGTCATATCTTGTCGGAAGAGTGCTCTCTTTCATGCATGAAGATAAAAAAAGAATTATAAAGAAAATAATAGGTCTCATAGAGATCTATTATACCTGAAAAAATGCAGCGGCTAAACCTTTAGAAACACATAAAGCTATACAAAAAAATCTCTAAACTATGTTAATATTATCAATGAAAACAACTGAGAACCAAATAATGGCGAACGACAATCCAACATCTTTAAAGGTGAAAATCCTAATTGCTACGACTTCACTTGTACTTACGTTATTCTTTGTTGAAGTAACTCTTAGACTCTTAGGTGAAGCTGTTCTTGAAGCAACTCAAAGGGAGTATATTCCACCCTTCGATGAGAAAAATAGCGACAACCATGACCTTACCTACGAAGTCTACAATTCAAAGAAAACTAAGGATATTAAAGTAGATCCAGACTCAGCTCTTTGCGTAGGTGACTCCTTTACAAATGGTGGAAATGTTCAGTCTTACGATACATATCCGTACTTTCTCTACAATCAATTTGAGAAAAAAGGAAAGTCCTTCTCTGTTTTCAACTTTGGTAAGTGCGAAAGCTCTACCTTTGATTCATATACAAGAATAAGAGATTTTATACAGAAAAAGAAAAACGCTAACGAACCACTACCAGGAAAAATTATATTACTTACAGGCTCTGCAGACCTCTTTGGTGTAAACTATGGCTCGGTAAATGATTCAAAGCTTGAGCCTTTTATAGTTCCTATTGAAACCGGTGTTAAGAAGCTTAGAATTTATAAAATCTATCGTTTCTTTAAGTACGAACTCTTTAAGAGATTTTCTTTGACTAATCCACTTCGCATTCCCTACCAAGCAACATCTCCAGAAGAGCAGGTTGCACTAAAGAAAATAATTACAAACTCACTAACCATTTTCAAAGATAATAAGAGCGACTACAGCTATTCTAAAGAGATAGAAAAGAAAATTTTAAAAGATGTAAACTTACAATTATCAAAAGGATTCAGAAAGGAAGTACTCCCTCTAGAGAGTTTCTCTGGAAATATATATATCGAAAGAGTTCTTATCTACTATGTAGGAATGCTCTCAAGAAGAGATATGCACAAAGAGGCCATTGATTACTTACTTGGTTTCATCAAAGATCACTCTAATTTTTACTGGAGAGATAATACTATCACTGCAGTTAAGTATTACTTTACTCAAGCAATACTCTTACAAAGTAAATATTCATCAAATGATATACATCAAATGCTAATTGAAACAGCTCCTAAAGAGGAAACGAAGTCCTATAAGAAAATCCTCAACCTAGTAAATTCGTGGGATGAGAATATAAAGTTATTAAATGCGAAAAGAGAAGAAACATGGAAAGACTTATACGAGATGACAAAAAAAGAAGGTATCGAATTAATACTAATGAATTATCCATCAAATTATCAAAGTGCGAACAGTATGCTCGAAAGGACTGCAAAAAAATACAACCTTCGTTTTGTAGATAATAACTCACTTTTCCAAAAGTTGATTAAAAGAGATGGTAAAGAAAAGTATCTCTATGATGATGACCACTGTACCCCAGAAGGTTATAAAATTATGGCACAAAATATTTTCAACACTATAGGAAGAGAGTAACTTGAAGAATAAAGTTATTTGCACATTATTGTGGAATCATCTCTACCTAAATAATGAAGGTTACTTTCTCCCATGCTGTAACTCTAACGAAAAAATAGAAGAGTTAAAGAAGAGATCTACTACTATTCTTGAAAATAAATCTCTCGATAACATTCACACTCTCGATTTTATCAAAGAGATTAGAACGGATATGTTAAATGGTAAGAAGAATATATTCTGCAACCAATGCTACGAAGCAGAAGAAAAGGGAATATTATCTTATAGAGAAATTAACAATGACCTTTTTAGTGATACGTACAAAGAACTCATCAGTGGTTTAGGAGATTTGAACGACAAGCTAAAGTTTGAGTACGTAGATCTTCGCCTTGGAAATACTTGTAACCTATCCTGTAGAATGTGTCCCGCAGAATCCAGCTCCAACTTAATTAAGGACCTAGAGGTACTTGAAGGAAGAACTTTTACAAGCGACTTCTTTAAAAATACAAATTGGTATAAAGAAGAGAATTTTTGGAATAATTTATTAACTCACAGTGATAGCTTTAAGAAAATTTATCTAGCTGGTGGCGAGCCACTATTAATAAATGAAACGTGGGACTTTCTTTTAAAGCTCATAGAGAAAGGTGTCTCTAAAAACATTACACTTTACTATAGTACAAACTTAACAATTCTTCCTAAGAAGGCATATGAGATATGGCCACATTTCAAGAAGGTCAACCTCTCTCTTTCAATAGATGCAACAGAAGAGACATATGAATACATTAGATTTCCCGCGAAATGGTCAAAGGTAGATTTAAACCTTAAAGAATTAGATAAGAAATTCCATGAGCTAAATATAGAATCTGCAGTAGTCTACACTACAATACAAGCATATAATTACGCATCAATACCAAAACTAGTAGCCTACCTTAGTGAATTTTCTTTTATTGATCACTACCCGATTTTGAATATACTCAGAAGCCCTGATTCACTGGCCATTGATAAAATCCCAAAAGAAATTAGACATAGAGAAGTGAGAGAACTTAAGAAAGTTCTATTTAAGGCAAGTACAGCTGATTATAAATCAAAGAAGTGGAAGCTTAATTTTGTCAACGAGCTCAT
Proteins encoded in this window:
- a CDS encoding SGNH/GDSL hydrolase family protein, which gives rise to MSKLENNIFAKISLSIISLIITLFIVEIGLKTVGHFYNMKFQAEYIPSKEGTDYIRDEMYESYSFKESSKDVILSIGDSFTNAGNVESKYSYPHQLFNIFIDNKRPTTVLNMGLCEDSTFGVNKRLKDYLSKSTNTDKKPTKVLILIGAADNFERFQKEAITEVKPWYSVSSHSWYKSLSIYKVIRHIKYHYIQKELTSNISEASLVNTNELQVILSEYKKLKDNIHNSTKISLNEIVSNLPIGFTKYCNNLHISFNTKYELLHSLNVYMSKILASQFKHDEALKWLLDLASFKPLKFWGGEFDDAYFRIVQTFQFQSEYSASEILKSLDSMLANSPKIKEFTHFNEFYTLVKENEEVMKQTNINRQQAWKEMISLSKEYNFELYMLNYPSNYVSANNMIRKVSEENNIPLIDLNLYFNELIGQSKRDVYLEDDDHLTPLGYKLMAQEIYRAINK
- a CDS encoding twitch domain-containing radical SAM protein, translating into MKNKVICTLLWNHLYLNNEGYFLPCCNSNEKIEELKKRSTTILENKSLDNIHTLDFIKEIRTDMLNGKKNIFCNQCYEAEEKGILSYREINNDLFSDTYKELISGLGDLNDKLKFEYVDLRLGNTCNLSCRMCPAESSSNLIKDLEVLEGRTFTSDFFKNTNWYKEENFWNNLLTHSDSFKKIYLAGGEPLLINETWDFLLKLIEKGVSKNITLYYSTNLTILPKKAYEIWPHFKKVNLSLSIDATEETYEYIRFPAKWSKVDLNLKELDKKFHELNIESAVVYTTIQAYNYASIPKLVAYLSEFSFIDHYPILNILRSPDSLAIDKIPKEIRHREVRELKKVLFKASTADYKSKKWKLNFVNELISYIEELKSESTSNIEDFKKYTVHFDKSRKQSIFNIIPELKNYF
- a CDS encoding C1 family peptidase, with product MRPIIFFIILFLSSCMKESTLPTRYDSRVVGAVSSFKEQSWGTCWAFATMSTLESNLLRSSEWSKSGEKGHADLAEYHLDKFNGFNRHGRKGDRQEGWYSGQGEKFVGSNLDEPEDGLVVHLGGDYQVSSAYLLSVGGAVQERLTPAVNNRDFNSFGNTSSDGVLLKNNYKYFLPRDMEWLSFSGTDEQKREKVKKAIMKYGAVASAQNMRDEPLAIASDGLEIHMNLNEEKLNHAVSLVGWDDSLVYKGHKGAWIVKDSDHKDEKTGKHIGIFYIMYDDLHAAKDKYMGAIAFSNTKENTFKEVLTHSLHGWRYNTTGKIEYIRSVFDSSTNGHISKIGYVSLEKDNEVNLEIFINKKKITELNFRHSEVGVFVRDIENIVLKEGDLVEVYQRNTSGKYGFDGSFMMEVLLGKLPKWGDPVSVSSKARVGEAYYKVIGESLEKDFSKYAQLDWEASKEKKEKVSLSASPSLFIYIE
- a CDS encoding SGNH/GDSL hydrolase family protein translates to MKTTENQIMANDNPTSLKVKILIATTSLVLTLFFVEVTLRLLGEAVLEATQREYIPPFDEKNSDNHDLTYEVYNSKKTKDIKVDPDSALCVGDSFTNGGNVQSYDTYPYFLYNQFEKKGKSFSVFNFGKCESSTFDSYTRIRDFIQKKKNANEPLPGKIILLTGSADLFGVNYGSVNDSKLEPFIVPIETGVKKLRIYKIYRFFKYELFKRFSLTNPLRIPYQATSPEEQVALKKIITNSLTIFKDNKSDYSYSKEIEKKILKDVNLQLSKGFRKEVLPLESFSGNIYIERVLIYYVGMLSRRDMHKEAIDYLLGFIKDHSNFYWRDNTITAVKYYFTQAILLQSKYSSNDIHQMLIETAPKEETKSYKKILNLVNSWDENIKLLNAKREETWKDLYEMTKKEGIELILMNYPSNYQSANSMLERTAKKYNLRFVDNNSLFQKLIKRDGKEKYLYDDDHCTPEGYKIMAQNIFNTIGRE
- a CDS encoding c-type cytochrome, which encodes MKSKLMVFTSIFIALLLIYLLSPTQKFTKKNIEVNSITFREYRDVIKRNCSSCHDYYLEMSEEQWVESNLVTPSSPAQSRVYSAIRGSNVGGDEDMPPKKSISKDDLETVKTWIHDLKKYSNKFSISKKEHLEIKFSKNKELTPIEVFERCFIQIAGKRPSRRDPLYKKVKQDQLKPSKACLLALQESSFLAENRNISKDTSQSIRDNFHRFFTSWYSNYSYYRAGATFLTHDIHPRDSSALLMSYVLWKNKPFKDILLTEGTLQAIRKSNSKNNTHLFFESPLEIREFEQYRYGDTKKKGLSRNWSPKWLPRGEIVDIVKKESFQKTPWYVNRDMNVFLFKSPLTLDKDLVGANTTQAYILNNMGRDPGEINNGGLVIPRTWSRKVLNDFLCRDLPAVRIEDTVKYVQRDSKIKFRSKSSCMQCHTTIDPMAGVIRNSQAVYTSSAGDSSIHIRYFKVSEPKSNNLLTDVDRKFHLRPPTGRFIYRNNNGNLIDQEFNNIHELNKIIISSDDFYQCATKKVLYYMTGIDINLEDNIFNKDLDKRSTYLLSVLKDLSEKFKKSGDMKLLIYDIINTDLYQQEDFGGLR